The window TCATGTTTTCCCTTAAAGGAGAGAATATTATCGCACTGCCTTTGGAAGTGGTGCGGGTGGCTATTCCCTATACCTGCTATTTCGCCCTGATGTTCTTCATCACCTTCTTTATCGCCATGCGCATCGGTGCGTCCTACGAAAAGACCACCACTGTCGCGTTTACGGCAGGCAGCAATGATTTCGAGTTGGCGATTGCGGTTGCTGTGGCGGTGTTCGGGATCAACTCCTCGGTAGCATTCGCTACGGTGATCGGTCCCTTGGTGGAAGTCCCGGTATTGATCAGCCTGGTGAATGTGGCGCTGGCATTTCAAAAAAGGTATTTCCAGAATGCTCTTGGTTCTGATACCTGAATGCAGATGTGGACAAAAATGGGAAAGAATAGAGACTGTCGAGTGAAGAGACGGCGGAAGCGATGAAGGTCGCCAGGTACATGAAACAGGCGATTGTGAACGATACGATCAACAATTCGCTCACCCTCCTACCGGCGAGTAAAAAATAAATGATAACGGCAAAAATACTCGGTATAGGCTGCCCCAAATGTGACGCGTTGGAAGCCAGAGTTAGGAGCGTAGTACAAAAGCACAATCTTGACGTAGAGGTAATAAAGGTGACGGACATCGAGGAAATGATTCGATCCGGCATCATGATGACTCCCGGTCTCGTGGTAGATGACGAGGTTAAGAGCGCAGGAATAATCCCAAAAGAAGAAGAAATCCTTAAATGGCTAGGGGAGAGAAAATCATGAGGAAAAAAATGACGGCATTCTATCTTTTCTTGGCCTTGATATTGGTAAATGGTTGTGAGGCCAATGCCCAGGAAAGAATTGTCCAGGATAAACAGGAAGCCGGTAAATCAGCAGCAAAGATTACGTTTATAGAGTTGGGTTCGGTGAGATGTATTCCCTGCCGGGCTATGCAGCCAGTGATGCGAGCGATTGATGGTAGATACGGGGACCAAATAAATGTCGTTTTCTATGATGTTTGGACCCCTGAGCAAAACCACTACGCAAGGGATTACGGCATAAGAGTAATCCCAACGCAAATTTTCCTGGATAGCACCGGAACCGAGATTCTACGTCATGAGGGATTCTTTCCAGAGAAAGAGATAATTGGATTCTTGGATTCAAAAGGATTAGAGCCAGTTACTGATGATTAAAACCTAGCCGTGATCGTAGACCTGTTTTCCGCACTCAGCGAGGCATCACAAGGAAGTTTGGGCTTCGCTCTACTCGCAGCCTTTACTTGGGGCCTGTTGAGCATCCTTCTCAGCCCCTGCCATCTTTCGAGTATCCCGCTGATTATTGGCTTTATTAATACTCAAGGACACGTCACCGTTGGGAGAAGCTTCAAGTTATCACTGATATTT of the Candidatus Neomarinimicrobiota bacterium genome contains:
- a CDS encoding thioredoxin family protein, with translation MITAKILGIGCPKCDALEARVRSVVQKHNLDVEVIKVTDIEEMIRSGIMMTPGLVVDDEVKSAGIIPKEEEILKWLGERKS
- a CDS encoding thioredoxin family protein encodes the protein MRKKMTAFYLFLALILVNGCEANAQERIVQDKQEAGKSAAKITFIELGSVRCIPCRAMQPVMRAIDGRYGDQINVVFYDVWTPEQNHYARDYGIRVIPTQIFLDSTGTEILRHEGFFPEKEIIGFLDSKGLEPVTDD